The Penaeus monodon isolate SGIC_2016 chromosome 5, NSTDA_Pmon_1, whole genome shotgun sequence genome window below encodes:
- the LOC119573325 gene encoding galactose-specific lectin nattectin-like — protein MTSLTTSLLFTAAYLVLVPSLAVSQLQRNCPDNYVLLADKCYGFRRTVTDWNNARATCLNENADLTSVLTTQEYTEILAHLAANYPGVYWVGGATSNQGAWRWVASGAPMNEQWWGGDHTPTSQRCAYFCSHTRKYWSSTCGVSKNFICEKSAETEAESGEEFEPEGDTDPENESDEADAERIPSLPSVRAELRSGVSSTTQNMACLVFLLSFCAVMV, from the exons ATGACCTCGTTGACAACAAGTCTTTTATTCACCGCTGCTTATCTGGTCTTGGTGCCCAGCCTTGCGGTCTCACAACTACAGA GGAATTGCCCAGACAACTATGTGCTCTTGGCTGACAAATGCTATGGCTTTCGGCGCACAGTGACAGACTGGAATAACGCCCGTGCAACTTGTCTGAACGAGAATGCTGACCTGACCTCCGTTCTCACGACTCAAGAGTACACGGAGATTCTGGCGCATCTGGCTGCTAACT ACCCCGGCGTGTACTGGGTTGGAGGCGCCACGAGTAACCAGGGCGCGTGGAGGTGGGTGGCTTCGGGCGCGCCCATGAATGAGCAGTGGTGGGGCGGCGACCACACCCCCACTTCACAACGCTGCGCCTACTTCTGCTCCCATACTCGCAA ATACTGGAGCAGCACATGCGGGGTGTCCAAGAACTTCATCTGCGAAAAAAGTGCG GAGACCGAAGCCGAATCAGGAGAAGAATTTGAACCAGAGGGGGACACCGATCCGGAAAATGAATCGGACGAAGCAGACGCTGAGAGgataccttcccttccctctgtaAGGGCGGAGCTGCGGTCTGGAGTTTCGTCCACCACACAAAACATGGCCTGTCTCGTTTTTCTGTTGAgtttttgtgcagtcatggtctAA